Proteins encoded within one genomic window of Brassica rapa cultivar Chiifu-401-42 chromosome A09, CAAS_Brap_v3.01, whole genome shotgun sequence:
- the LOC103839584 gene encoding protein TORNADO 2, giving the protein MPLSNNVICCINFISVLLSIPVIGAGIWLTTGAVNSCVKLLQWPVIILGILILLVGLAGFIGGFWRITWLLVVYLIAMLALIVLLGILVGFIYMVTIKGGSGHPEPSRAYLEYSLQDFSGYLRRRVQRSYKWDRIRTCLSTTTICSELNQTFSTALDFFNAHLTPIQSGCCKPPTKCGFTFVNPTYWISPIDMSADMDCLQWSNDQNALCYACDSCKAGLLANLKVDWLKADLFLLLALIGLIIVYIIGCCAFRNAKTEDIFRKYRQGYT; this is encoded by the exons ATGCCTTTAAGCAACAATGTAATCTGTTGCATAAACTTCATCTCCGTCCTCCTCTCTATTCCAGTCATCGGCGCCGGGATCTGGCTCACCACCGGAGCAGTAAACTCATGCGTCAAGCTCCTTCAATGGCCAGTAATAATCCTCGGAATCTTGATCCTCCTTGTGGGTCTTGCTGGTTTCATAGGAGGGTTCTGGAGAATCACTTGGCTTCTCGTTGTCTACTTAATCGCCATGCTTGCTCTCATCGTACTTTTAGGTATTCTTGTCGGATTTATTTACATGGTCACCATTAAAGGAGGCTCTGGTCATCCGGAACCAAGCCGAGCTTATCTTGAGTATAGTCTTCAAGATTTCTCTGGTTACTTACGTCGACGAGTTCAGAGATCTTACAAATGGGATAGGATACGTACTTGTTTGAGTACTACTACTATTTGTTCGGAACTGAATCAGACATTCTCTACGGCTCTAGATTTCTTCAATGCTCATCTTACTCCCATTCAA TCTGGTTGCTGCAAGCCCCCAACAAAATGTGGATTCACATTCGTGAACCCTACGTACTGGATAAGTCCCATAGATATGTCTGCAGATATGGATTGTCTACAGTGGAGCAATGACCAAAACGCTTTGTGCTACGCTTGTGATTCTTGCAAAGCCGGTTTGCTCGCAAATCTTAAGGTAGATTGGCTAAAAGCCGATCTCTTTCTCCTTTTGGCGCTCATCGGGTTGATAATCGTTTATATAATCGGCTGCTGCGCGTTTCGAAATGCGAAAACTGAAGATATTTTCAGGAAATATAGGCAGGGTTATACATGA
- the LOC103839583 gene encoding uncharacterized protein LOC103839583, with translation MAIEDHENPNREINPKNRTVMGGGGGEEEEGKWWPSWLKPLLKEPFFVQCNFHGHSPKSECNMYCLDCTNGSLCSLCLAHHKDHRTIQIRRSSYHDVIRVSEIQNHLDIFSIQTYVINSAKVVFLNERPQPQPRPAKGVTNACNVCYRGLVDDCFRFCSLGCKVAGTSRSFRKRVKNAEMESENSSNSSGVEDNIPNPQSLTPSTPQLPSSTSLRKRPRKGIPYQSPLQ, from the exons ATGGCCATTGAAGACCACGAGAACCCAAATCGAGAAATCAATCCTAAGAACAGAACAGTCATG ggaggtggtggtggagaggaggaagaagggAAGTGGTGGCCTTCATGGCTGAAACCTTTACTTAAAGAACCCTTTTTTGTTCAATGCAACTTCCATGGACACTCACCTAAGAGCGAATGCAACATGTATTGTTTGGACTGCACTAACGGCTCCCTCTGCTCTCTCTGTCTTGCCCATCACAAGGATCATCGTACCATTCAG ATAAGGAGATCATCTTATCATGATGTGATAAGAGTAAGTGAGATTCAGAATCATTTAGACATCTTCAGCATTCAGACGTATGTGATCAACAGCGCAAAGGTTGTGTTTTTGAATGAGAGGCCTCAGCCTCAGCCTAGACCTGCTAAAGGAGTTACCAACGCCTGCAACGTCTGTTATCGTGGCCTTGTCGATGATTGCTTCCGCTTCTGCTCTCTTGGCTGCAAG GTAGCAGGAACTTCTAGAAGCTTTAGGAAGAGAGTGAAGAATGCAGAAATGGAATCAGAAAATTCAAGCAACAGTTCAGGAGTAGAGGATAACATTCCAAATCCACAGAGTTTGACCCCATCAACACCTCAACTTCCTAGTTCTACTTCTTTGAGAAAAAGACCAAGGAAGGGAATCCCTTACCAATCTCCACTGCAATGA
- the LOC103839582 gene encoding LOW QUALITY PROTEIN: putative gamma-glutamylcyclotransferase At3g02910 (The sequence of the model RefSeq protein was modified relative to this genomic sequence to represent the inferred CDS: inserted 1 base in 1 codon), translated as MGGGGALANHIFVYGTLKRNHPNHFLLEDLISKNDAVYVGQRTTRLSYPLXTGLYGIPYLINQPGSGKRIRGELYSVSKRGLVRLDELEGIKVEHYERLPVEVVEEEEESNGVVLAEAYFAHRRFGERLWEKRGKLGMCEFGVNDRVLYVRPKDRPRFSSVIAEIEAFVSSTND; from the exons atgggaggaggaggagcactCGCGAACCACATTTTCGTGTACGGAACGCTGAAAAGAAACCACCCGAACCATTTCCTCTTAGAGGATCTCATCTCAAAGAACGACGCCGTTTACGTCGGCCAACGCACGACCCGGTTATCGTACCCGC GCACGGGTCTCTACGGGATCCCTTACTTGATCAACCAACCCGGGTCGGGTAAACGGATCCGCGGCGAGCTTTACTCGGTTTCAAAACGCGGGCTTGTGAGGCTTGACGAGTTGGAAGGGATCAAAGTCGAGCACTACGAGAGACTGCCGGTGGAAGTggttgaggaggaggaggagtctAACGGCGTCGTTTTGGCGGAGGCTTACTTTGCTCATCGTAGGTTCGGTGAGAGATTGTGGGAGAAGAGAGGAAAGCTTGGGATGTGTGAGTTCGGTGTAAACGACCGCGTTTTGTATGTTAGGCCCAAGGATAGGCCCAGGTTTAGCTCTGTTATTGCTGAAATTGAAGCTTTTGTGTCTTCTACTAATGATTGA